From Cotesia glomerata isolate CgM1 linkage group LG2, MPM_Cglom_v2.3, whole genome shotgun sequence, a single genomic window includes:
- the LOC123259485 gene encoding armadillo repeat-containing protein 6 homolog, with product MVRVIKQETYDEVVKENIEDLSMTPEEAIEDAIKQFEAQGIDLTNIIKDLALNDNSNVIQSCLQNLSTASENKNYEDVPRVLESLKTELDKDIARRVFASKENAYPIILALIKDTKDDVSILKPALKAMTSLMTGNPDLLDSAGIDLQIEFLDSQEDVECTKNILHWIKECCIKHEMNRQNLVEAGIIDRIMKILSKKEKTSSELRDACSVVRALVLDDDVRLEFGKAHEHASQLAKVAIDILTNLLSEFKDDEDVVGDLMATLASLVVRNEYCQDVEDAGGLTLILEVMINHADSEKLNGQALKLLSALAGNDNVKSHIVTCGSCPLIVSAISRFKSSESVVAAGFSCISALTLRSSSNAGVFYDCGAPIVMLDAMKQFPKSHKTLRHACRAIRNMAVKNRAESREFVAYGVESLLADAIKNHGVAVEAEAKAALRDLGLKVDLKEPWTGKGIALQN from the exons ATGGTGCGAGTGATCAAGCAGGAGACGTACGACGAAGTCGTAAAAGAAAATATCGAAGACTTATCGATGACACCTGAAGAAGCTATAGAGGATGCCATCAAACAATTTGAAGCTCAA GGTATCGATCTCACCAACATAATAAAAGACTTAGCGCTTAATGACAACTCAAATGTGATACAATCTTGCCTGCAAAACCTGTCAACTGCCTCAGAAAACAAAAACTATGAAGACGTTCCACGTGTATTAGAATCTCTTAAGACTGAACTCGACAAAGACATCGCACGACGTGTATTTGCGAGCAAGGAAAACGCTTATCCGATAATCTTAGCCTTAATAAAAGACACCAAGGATGACGTAAGTATCCTCAAACCAGCTTTGAAAGCCATGACTTCATTGATGACTGGTAACCCTGATTTGCTCGACTCTGCTGGTATAGACCTTCAAATTGA GTTCTTGGATAGTCAGGAGGATGTAGaatgtacaaaaaatattttgcattGGATAAAAGAGTGCTGCATCAAGCATGAAATGAACAGGCAGAACCTCGTCGAAGCTGGAATAATTGACAGAATAATGAAAATTCTCagtaagaaagaaaaaacaaGTTCTGAGCTAAGAGATGCTTGTAGTGTTGTTCGTGCGTTGGTGCTTGATGATGATGTGAGACTAGAGTTCGGAAAAGCTCACGAACATGCCAGCCAGCTTGCCAAAGTTGCCATCGATATCTTGACGAATCTTTTGTCAG AATTTAAAGACGACGAGGATGTGGTAGGTGATTTGATGGCGACATTAGCGAGTCTTGTCGTGAGGAATGAATATTGTCAAGATGTTGAGGATGCTGGTGGCCTAACATTAATCTTGGAAGTTATGATAAACCACGCAGACTCGGAGAAACTCAACGGACAAGCTCTGAAATTGCTGAGTGCTCTGGCTGGTAACGACAATGTTAAGAGCCATATCGTGACCTGCGGCAGTTGTCCGCTTATCGTCTCAGCAATCAGCAGGTTCAAGAGCTCAGAGAGTGTCGTCGCTGCAGGCTTCTCATGTATCTCAGCTTTGACTCTCCGTAGTTCCTCGAACGCTGGAGTTTTTTACGACTGCGGAGCACCTATCGTGATGCTTGACGCGATGAAGCAATTTCCGAAGAGCCACAAAACTCTGAGACATGCTTGTCGGGCTATCCGAAATATGGCGGTGAAAAACAGAGCCGAGTCTCGGGAATTTGTGGCTTACGGTGTAGAGTCACTGCTTGCTGACGCCATTAAGAACCACGGAGTCGCCGTTGAAGCTGAAGCTAAAGCTGCTCTTCGAGATTTAGGCTTGAAAGTTGACCTTAAGGAACCGTGGACGGGTAAAGGCATTGCTTTGCAGAATTAA
- the LOC123259484 gene encoding coatomer subunit delta: MVLISAAVTTKNGKTIVSRQFVEMTKARIEGLLAAFPKLMSTGKQHTFVETDSVRYVYQPLEKLYMLLITTKASNILEDLETLRLFARVIPEYCKSMEESEIADNAFNLIFAFDEIVALGYRESVNLAQIRTFVEMDSHEERVFQAVRFTQEREAKNKMREKAKELQRQRMEANKKGGAKSPNFGSGYGNSSSNFTPTANVVGDSANYVPEPVKPSYMPSKPSAGSGAMKLGGKVRDVDSFVDQLKEEGETVASNVKVDTKIAPIIPQAANTELVHLRQEEKLNVRVGRDGGVQHFELHGLVTLHIKDEKWGRIRVQLENEDSRGIQLQTHPNVDKDLFRTHGQIGLKIPTKPFPLNTDVGVLKWRLQSHDETALPISINCWPSENGENGCDVNIEYELEQTDLELNDVQINIPLPMGCSPIVNECDGQYTHEARRNTLLWSLPLVDASSKSGSMEFSAPSSTPSDFFPLRVSFTSKTSYAKIKVIDVLLVEDESPVKHSVDTVFSTENYEVV; this comes from the exons atg GTGCTGATATCAGCTGCAGTTACCACCAAGAATGGAAAAA CAATCGTGTCAAGACAATTCGTTGAGATGACCAAAGCCAGGATAGAAGGTCTCCTTGCTGCTTTTCCAAAACTAATGAGCACTGGGAAGCAACATACCTTCGTTGAGACAGATTCTGTTAGATATGTCTACCAGCCTTTGGAAAAATTGTATATGCTGTTGATAACGACCAAGGCCAGTAATATTTTAGAGGATTTGGAGACTTTAAGATTATTCGCGCGagtg ATTCCCGAGTACTGTAAATCAATGGAAGAATCTGAGATCGCTGACAATGCTTTCAACTTAATATTTGCCTTCGATGAAATAGTTGCTTTAGGATACCGCGAAAGTGTCAACCTCGCACAAATCAGAACTTTTGTGGAGATGGATTCTCACGAAGAACGTGTGTTCCAAGCTGTCAGATTCACACAGGAACGCGAGGCTAAGAACAAGATGCGAGAGAAAGCCAAGGAGTTACAGAGACAGCGGATGGAGGCCAACAAAAAAGGAGGAGCTAAAAGTCCTAATTTCGGAAGTGGTTATGGCAATAGCAGTAGTAATTTCACACCTACTGCTAATGTTGTTGGTGATTCTGCGAATTATGTGCCTGAACCTGTTAAACCGAGTTATATGCCATC aaagcCTTCTGCTGGAAGTGGTGCCATGAAACTGGGAGGTAAAGTCCGTGACGTTGACTCATTTGTCGACCAATTGAAGGAAGAAGGTGAAACAGTTGCGTCGAATGTCAAAGTAGACACGAAAATAGCTCCAATTATTCCTCAAGCAGCTAACACAGAGCT AGTACATTTAAGACAAGAAGAAAAGTTGAACGTACGCGTTGGTCGCGATGGAGGAGTCCAACACTTTGAATTGCACGGTTTGGTGACTTTGCATATTAAAGACGAAAAATGGGGTCGCATTCGCGTGCAATTAGAGAATGAAGATTCACGAGGTATCCAGCTGCAGACACATCCGAATGTTGATAAAGATTTGTTCAGAACTCACGGACAAATAGGTCTTAAAATTCCCACTAAACCATTCCCGCTAAATACTGATGTAGGAGTTTTGAAATGGAGATTACAGTCTCATGATGAAACAGCCTTGCCTATTTCTA tcaacTGTTGGCCTTCGGAAAATGGTGAGAATGGATGCGACGTCAACATAGAGTACGAGTTGGAACAAACAGACCTAGAATTAAATGACGTGCAAATAAACATTCCGTTGCCCATGGGTTGTAGTCCAATTGTAAATGAATGCGATGGTCAGTACACCCATGAGGCCAGAAGAAATACACTTTTATGGTCATTGCCGTTAGTCGATGCTTCTTCGAAATCCGGATCCATGGAATTTTCAGCGCCGTCCTCAACTCCTTCCGACTTTTTCCCATTGAGAGTTTCATTCACATCTAAAACTTCATACGCTAAAATAaag gtcaTCGATGTATTGTTGGTAGAAGATGAAAGTCCAGTAAAACATTCAGTGGATACTGTATTCTCTACAGAAAATTACGAAGTcgtgtaa
- the LOC123259491 gene encoding DNA-binding protein RFXANK-like: MMDSEFHTELILKEETIESSNETLEFVDDKKEVLGGSEGTSAIGIRPRPMICKPENVNIERKSEPIETKWQWAPGAWQDATRTSAFQPYKPPTLLTNLQRGNTKTEIPQLYADSDITFHTLAGQGELTTDHLKLAPVDATDKNGLTGLMWAAAHGQLGTARQLIKAGADKNYKGLNGETALHLAASYGHHDLVKLLLSNNVDPNVSDEEGNTPLIYGAHGDHPHVCYELLTRGADLTHRNNHNISAYHAAVLKKSNTAKAVIENYIIQQYIN; the protein is encoded by the exons atgaTGGATTCAGAATTTCATAcggaattaattttaaaagaagaaacaaTTGAATCATCAAATGAAACTCTGGAATTCGTAGACGATAAAAAAGAAGTACTTGGTGGTTCTGAAGGAACAAGTGCTATTGGAATCAGACCTAGACCTATGATTTGCAAACCTGAGAATGTAAACATTGAACGCAAGTCAGAGCCTATTGAAACTAAATGGCAGTGGGCACCGGGAGCGTGGCAAGATGCTACCAGAACTAGTGCTTTTCAACCTTACAAg ccGCCAACACTACTCACGAATTTGCAACGAGGTAATACCAAGACTGAGATCCCTCAACTTTATGCTGACAGTGACATTACCTTCCATACCTTAGCAGGACAAGGAGAATTAACAACAGACCATTTGAAATTAGCCCCCGTAGATGCTACGGATAAAAATGGCTTGACAGGACTAATGTGGGCTGCTGCTCACGGTCAATTAGGTACTGCAAGACAGCTGATCAAAGCAGGAGCTGATAAAAACTACAAAGGCTTGAACGGCGAGACAGCTTTGCATCTCGCAGCTTCGTATGGACATCATGATCTGGTTAAATTGTTGTTGAGTAACAATGTTGATCCCAATGTCAGCGACGAG GAAGGGAATACTCCATTAATTTATGGGGCTCATGGAGACCATCCTCATGTTTGTTACGAATTATTGACACGAGGTGCCGATCTTACTCACCGCAATAACCATAATATAAGTGCTTACCATGCAGCGGTGTTGAAAAAATCTAATACAGCTAAGGctgtaattgaaaattatataatacagcaatatataaattaa
- the LOC123259492 gene encoding EKC/KEOPS complex subunit TPRKB-like: MEPYTLELDKSTGKYLTLYLYQDVKNMPEIRKKILASELHCCVLKAALVVDPFQVAVAANKAVLKEKAGTLVTKSLFTEILFAMSSSTNISLSLTKFGVNDNDKDILIGLIHHKNDRDSMAENILCHIDGQMTPISQLDHVTDVKLLKKIYKIEDEELKVSSLTDSIVSRIGGDYPVSLK, from the coding sequence ATGGAACCATATACTTTAGAACTAGACAAATCAACGGGAAAATACTTAACACTTTACTTATACCAAGATGTCAAAAATATGCCGGAAatacgtaaaaaaatattagcaaGTGAGCTACACTGCTGTGTATTAAAAGCAGCTCTAGTAGTAGATCCTTTTCAAGTGGCAGTAGCAGCCAACAAAGCTGTGTTAAAAGAAAAAGCCGGAACACTTGTTACCAAGTCATTATTCACGGAGATCCTTTTCGCTATGTCATCTTCAACAAACATCTCCTTGTCATTGACCAAGTTCGGAGTTAATGACAATGATAAGGATATTTTAATAGGATTAATTCACCATAAAAATGACAGAGATTCTATGGCAGAAAATATTCTGTGTCACATTGATGGACAGATGACTCCAATCTCCCAGCTGGATCATGTAACAGATGTTAaactgttgaaaaaaatatataaaatcgaGGATGAGGAGCTCAAGGTATCCAGTCTAACGGACTCAATCGTTAGTAGGATAGGAGGAGATTACCcagtatcattaaaataa
- the LOC123259486 gene encoding nuclear protein localization protein 4 homolog isoform X1, which produces MSKSLKQITLRVQSPEGTKRINIDPTDTVCSLFEKVYEEFQLNSFGFSLFKQRNHKDELISNKSKSVSACGLGHGDMLYLAPVNGTLLWNTPTTSTADSNPVPMDVTPSTSKGLPSTSTSAASIPVTVRPVTTTEIDDVDEQLWKMDGKIQRKRDEKLCKHGANGCCVHCSSLEPFDENYLKEQNVKHLSFHSYLRKLTAGVDRGKFLQLEDISCRIKRGCKDHPPWPRGICSKCQPNAITLNRQPYRHIDNVVFENASLVERFLNYWRSTGHQRLGYLYGRYEIHADVPLGIRAVVSAIYEPPQESTRDSINLLPDEREPLVQELAQKLNLRRVGWIFTDLIADDIKKGTVKHVRNIESHFLSAQECIMAGHYQNQHPNPCRFSPSGIFGSKFATVCVTGDDKNQVHMEGYQVSNQCMALVRDNCLVPTKDAPELGYVRESSDKQYVPDVYYKGKDSYGNEVSRLARPLPVEYLLVDVPASTPLTPQFTFFASDNVTPFPVENRLVDGQIQEFTSLCTYMQQFGPDQFFEAISDFHLLLFIMTMDMLPMKDYMSPLLEAIRQNDRQKALEWARSEHWATVEQLISATTASPPMNSQSVSFGDDGSSSAGAGIGIGVGTSSSVTATSTQSLWTCPHCTFLNPAELGSCEMCSLPRMLL; this is translated from the exons ATGTCAAAATCATTGAAACAAAtt ACGCTGCGAGTTCAGTCACCCGAAGGAACAAAAAGAATTAATATTGACCCTACAGACACTGTTTGTAGTCTCTTTGaaaag GTTTATGAAGAATTTCAATTGAACAGCTTTGGATTCAGTTTATTCAAACAAAGGAATCacaaagatgagcttatatccaaCAAAAGTAAGTCAGTCTCAGCGTGTGGACTCGGCCATGGTGACATGCTTTATCTTGCACCAGTTAACGGTACTCTTCTTTGGAATACTCCCACAACTAGTACCGCAGATTCga aTCCAGTTCCTATGGATGTAACGCCGAGCACGAGTAAAGGTTTACCTTCTACATCGACGTCAGCAGCTTCAATTCCCGTAACTGTAAGACCTGTAACCACTACCGAGATCGATGATGTGGACGAGCAACTGTGGAAAATGGATGGAAAAATCCAACGTAAACGCGACgagaaatt ATGCAAGCACGGAGCTAATGGTTGTTGTGTCCACTGCTCATCACTGGAACCAttcgatgaaaattatttgaaagaaCAGAATGTCAAACATTTATCATTTCACTCTTATCTTAGAAAACTCACTGCCGGAGTAGATAg aggtaaatttttacaattagaAGACATCAGTTGTCGTATAAAGAGAGGATGTAAAGATCATCCACCGTGGCCACGTGGTATTTGCAGTAAATGTCAACCAAACGCAATAACACTAAATCGGCAGCCTTATCGACACATCGATAATGTTGTTTTTGAAAACGCGAGTTTAGTCGAGCGCTTTCTTAATTACTGGCGAAGCACAGGTCATCAACGCTTGGGTTATCTGTACGGTAGATATGAAATTCATGCAGACGTTCCTCTTGGAATACGAGCTGTTGTTTCTGCAATTTATGAGCCTCCTCAG GAAAGTACAAGAGACTCAATAAATCTTTTACCCGATGAAAGAGAACCATTAGTCCAAGAATTAGCTCaaaaacttaatttaagaAGAGTTGGTTGGATTTTTACTGATTTAATTGCTGACGACATAAAAAAAGGAAct gtGAAACATGTCCGAAACATCGAAAGTCATTTCCTTTCTGCTCAAGAATGTATTATGGCTGGTCACTATCAAAACCAACATCCAAATCCATGTCGTTTTTCACCCAGTGGAATTTTTGGTTCTAAATTTGCCACAGTCTGTGTTACAG gAGACGATAAAAACCAAGTTCACATGGAAGGTTATCAAGTCTCGAATCAGTGTATGGCACTAGTGCGTGATAATTGTCTAGTACCCACCAAAGATGCTCCAGAACTTGGGTATGTTCGTGAATCGTCCGACAAGCAGTACGTTCCAGATGTCTACTACAag GGAAAAGATTCGTATGGAAATGAGGTGTCTAGATTGGCGAGACCTTTGCCTGTCGAGTACTTATTGGTTGATGTTCCTGCTTCTACTCCACTGACACCtcagtttacattttttgcaAGTGATAATGTCACACCTTTCCCGGTCGAGAACAG ATTGGTCGATGGACAAATTCAAGAATTCACTTCTCTATGTACGTACATGCAGCAATTTGGTCCcgatcaattttttgaagcgATCTCAGACTTTCATTTACTCCTTTTCATCATGACAATGGACATGTTGCCGATGAAGGATTACATGTCACCTCTACTGGAGGCCATCAGACAGAACGACAGACAAAAAGCTCTCGAGTGGGCCCGAAGCGAGCACTGGGCCACTGTGGAGCAACTGATTTCCGCCACAACGGCGTCTCCTCCTATGAATTCTCAGTCAGTCTCGTTTGGCGACGACGGAAGCTCGTCTGCCGGTGCTGGGATTGGAATCGGAGTTGGTACCAGTTCCAGTGTCACTGCTACGTCCACTCAGTCGCTTTGGACATGCCCTCACTGCACCTTTTTGAATCCTGCTGAGCTGGGTTCATGTGAAATGTGCAGCCTCCCGAG gaTGCTTCTATGA
- the LOC123259486 gene encoding nuclear protein localization protein 4 homolog isoform X2: MSKSLKQITLRVQSPEGTKRINIDPTDTVCSLFEKVYEEFQLNSFGFSLFKQRNHKDELISNKSKSVSACGLGHGDMLYLAPVNGTLLWNTPTTSTADSNPVPMDVTPSTSKGLPSTSTSAASIPVTVRPVTTTEIDDVDEQLWKMDGKIQRKRDEKLCKHGANGCCVHCSSLEPFDENYLKEQNVKHLSFHSYLRKLTAGVDRGKFLQLEDISCRIKRGCKDHPPWPRGICSKCQPNAITLNRQPYRHIDNVVFENASLVERFLNYWRSTGHQRLGYLYGRYEIHADVPLGIRAVVSAIYEPPQESTRDSINLLPDEREPLVQELAQKLNLRRVGWIFTDLIADDIKKGTVKHVRNIESHFLSAQECIMAGHYQNQHPNPCRFSPSGIFGSKFATVCVTGDDKNQVHMEGYQVSNQCMALVRDNCLVPTKDAPELGYVRESSDKQYVPDVYYKGKDSYGNEVSRLARPLPVEYLLVDVPASTPLTPQFTFFASDNVTPFPVENRLVDGQIQEFTSLCTYMQQFGPDQFFEAISDFHLLLFIMTMDMLPMKDYMSPLLEAIRQNDRQKALEWARSEHWATVEQLISATTASPPMNSQSVSFGDDGSSSAGAGIGIGVGTSSSVTATSTQSLWTCPHCTFLNPAELGSCEMCSLPRM, from the exons ATGTCAAAATCATTGAAACAAAtt ACGCTGCGAGTTCAGTCACCCGAAGGAACAAAAAGAATTAATATTGACCCTACAGACACTGTTTGTAGTCTCTTTGaaaag GTTTATGAAGAATTTCAATTGAACAGCTTTGGATTCAGTTTATTCAAACAAAGGAATCacaaagatgagcttatatccaaCAAAAGTAAGTCAGTCTCAGCGTGTGGACTCGGCCATGGTGACATGCTTTATCTTGCACCAGTTAACGGTACTCTTCTTTGGAATACTCCCACAACTAGTACCGCAGATTCga aTCCAGTTCCTATGGATGTAACGCCGAGCACGAGTAAAGGTTTACCTTCTACATCGACGTCAGCAGCTTCAATTCCCGTAACTGTAAGACCTGTAACCACTACCGAGATCGATGATGTGGACGAGCAACTGTGGAAAATGGATGGAAAAATCCAACGTAAACGCGACgagaaatt ATGCAAGCACGGAGCTAATGGTTGTTGTGTCCACTGCTCATCACTGGAACCAttcgatgaaaattatttgaaagaaCAGAATGTCAAACATTTATCATTTCACTCTTATCTTAGAAAACTCACTGCCGGAGTAGATAg aggtaaatttttacaattagaAGACATCAGTTGTCGTATAAAGAGAGGATGTAAAGATCATCCACCGTGGCCACGTGGTATTTGCAGTAAATGTCAACCAAACGCAATAACACTAAATCGGCAGCCTTATCGACACATCGATAATGTTGTTTTTGAAAACGCGAGTTTAGTCGAGCGCTTTCTTAATTACTGGCGAAGCACAGGTCATCAACGCTTGGGTTATCTGTACGGTAGATATGAAATTCATGCAGACGTTCCTCTTGGAATACGAGCTGTTGTTTCTGCAATTTATGAGCCTCCTCAG GAAAGTACAAGAGACTCAATAAATCTTTTACCCGATGAAAGAGAACCATTAGTCCAAGAATTAGCTCaaaaacttaatttaagaAGAGTTGGTTGGATTTTTACTGATTTAATTGCTGACGACATAAAAAAAGGAAct gtGAAACATGTCCGAAACATCGAAAGTCATTTCCTTTCTGCTCAAGAATGTATTATGGCTGGTCACTATCAAAACCAACATCCAAATCCATGTCGTTTTTCACCCAGTGGAATTTTTGGTTCTAAATTTGCCACAGTCTGTGTTACAG gAGACGATAAAAACCAAGTTCACATGGAAGGTTATCAAGTCTCGAATCAGTGTATGGCACTAGTGCGTGATAATTGTCTAGTACCCACCAAAGATGCTCCAGAACTTGGGTATGTTCGTGAATCGTCCGACAAGCAGTACGTTCCAGATGTCTACTACAag GGAAAAGATTCGTATGGAAATGAGGTGTCTAGATTGGCGAGACCTTTGCCTGTCGAGTACTTATTGGTTGATGTTCCTGCTTCTACTCCACTGACACCtcagtttacattttttgcaAGTGATAATGTCACACCTTTCCCGGTCGAGAACAG ATTGGTCGATGGACAAATTCAAGAATTCACTTCTCTATGTACGTACATGCAGCAATTTGGTCCcgatcaattttttgaagcgATCTCAGACTTTCATTTACTCCTTTTCATCATGACAATGGACATGTTGCCGATGAAGGATTACATGTCACCTCTACTGGAGGCCATCAGACAGAACGACAGACAAAAAGCTCTCGAGTGGGCCCGAAGCGAGCACTGGGCCACTGTGGAGCAACTGATTTCCGCCACAACGGCGTCTCCTCCTATGAATTCTCAGTCAGTCTCGTTTGGCGACGACGGAAGCTCGTCTGCCGGTGCTGGGATTGGAATCGGAGTTGGTACCAGTTCCAGTGTCACTGCTACGTCCACTCAGTCGCTTTGGACATGCCCTCACTGCACCTTTTTGAATCCTGCTGAGCTGGGTTCATGTGAAATGTGCAGCCTCCCGAG GATGTAA
- the LOC123259489 gene encoding uncharacterized protein LOC123259489, protein MLDPSVLTDLEELTLCGFCKQKYNDAELCPKYLSCKHYFCLRCIESNLMKGRELFCAHCWKRTDLGDQGPDALPTNSPLLALANNFTYLKITSNNTSCKQNDKERKSENCHTHGMPLTLWCSSCCILLCRACATPHEHPGHQIKTQTDAKEQLISDVQHELVTMGKLSSEIQRMAMQQREFLIKVLEACVTLKTHVETDLQNGWTHFPEISDARETLGKAKASLQVSDSPNDVYSLHSHLVMEKQRLQSKYQEMMLQCQLDDLIGNSGVIFDFGLLKQALASIHSGEPILLQPAGNGRVHNHIAAAQNPILFLANYCMSQLYSRHVVSKQHMQNGTIDYHTNMIQTPAPPGSIHIHPVQLAPQGQPIAQTQLLIPPGSPSVKPIQTVPPNSILQPQPNAFMQDNGSSGSGVGSLSVHSPTSNSSITVTLRGPSANPYPMYYFNIEVNGSPHGRIVIEVRPDVAPKMAKNFSVLATGEIGVGYKGCSIFQCWEGESVITGDFELNNGRGGRSIYEDGYFMPDDTKFPAVRGAVGMRRTQKRHDNLGMVGSQFRIILQEMRGFTGIFGHVVEGLELVEKISTYGDQTGKPTKTIIITKCGKL, encoded by the exons ATGCTCGACCCAAGTGTGCTGACCGACCTGGAGGAATTGACGTTATGTGGATTTTGCAAACAAAAGTACAACGACGCAGAACTTTGTCCAAAGTATTTGAGTTGCAAGCACTATTTTTGCTTGAGATGCATCGAGAGTAACTTAATGAAAGGTCGGGAGTTGTTTTGCGCGCACTGCTGGAAGAGAACAGATCTTGGTGATCAAGGACCAGACGCTTTGCCGACCAATTCTCCTTTACTTGCCCTAGCCAATAACTTTACCTACCTCAAAATTACCAGTAACAATACGTCTTGCAAACAAAATGATAAAGAACGAaag AGTGAAAATTGTCACACTCATGGGATGCCCCTCACTTTGTGGTGCTCTTCTTGCTGTATATTACTATGTCGAGCCTGTGCTACACCTCATGAACACCCTGGTCACCAAATAAAAACGCAAACAGATGCCAAAGAACAGCTTATATCCGAC GTCCAACATGAACTAGTTACAATGGGAAAACTGTCGTCAGAAATTCAAAGAATGGCGATGCAACAgagagaatttttaataaaagttctCGAAGCCTGTGTAACTCTCAAGACACACGTGGAGACTGACTTACAGAATGGATGGACACATTTTCCAGAAATATCTGACGCACGTGAAACACTTGGCAAAGCTAAAGCTAGTCTTCAGGTGAGTGATAGCCCGAATGATGTTTACAGTCTTCATTCCCACTTAGTTATGGAAAAACAGAGGCTACAATCAAAGTATCAAGAAATGATGCTGCAATGCCAGTTGGACGATCTGATTGGTAACTCCGGGGTAATATTTGACTTTGGTTTGCTTAAACAAGCGCTCGCTAGTATTCATTCTGGCGAACCTATTTTATTACAACCGGCTGGAAATGGCAGAGTGCATAATCACATAGCCGCAGCTCAAAATCCCATTCTCTTCCTCGCAAACTATTGCATGTCTCAGCTGTATTCGCGCCACGTTGTCAGCAAACAGCACATGCAAAACGGTACCATCGATTACCACACGAACATGATACAAACTCCAGCCCCGCCGGGATCTATTCACATTCATCCTGTTCAATTGGCACCGCAGGGTCAACCAATAGCCCAAACCCAATTGCTTATTCCTCCCGGATCTCCGTCAGTTAAACCAATACAAACAGTTCCGCCAAATTCAATTCTGCAACCACAGCCGAATGCTTTTATGCAAGATAATGGTTCCAGCGGTAGTGGAGTTGGGAGTTTATCTGTTCACTCGCCGACAAGCAACAGCAGCATCACTGTTACTCTACGTGGACCTTCTGCAAATCCCTATCCGATGTATTATTTCAACATCGAGGTAAACGGGTCACCTCACGGGCGTATTGTTATCGAAGTAAGACCTGATGTAGCTCCGAAGATGGCCAAAAATTTTAGCGTTCTAGCTACTGGAGAAATCGGTGTCGGTTACAAAGGATGCTCGATATTTCAATGCTGGGAAGGTGAATCTGTCATCACCGGGGACTTTGAATTGAACAATGGACGTGGAGGCCGTAGTATTTATGAAGATGGTTATTTTATGCCTGACGATACCAAGTTCCCAGCAGTACGGGGCGCAGTCGGTATGCGTCGTACACAAAAACGCCATGATAATCTCGGTATGGTCGGCTCCCAATTCCGAATTATTTTGCAAGAAATGCGTGGCTTTACCGGTATATTTGGACATGTTGTCGAGGGGTTGGAACTTGTCGAAAAAATATCTACCTACGGCGATCAAACCGGTAAGCCAACGAAGAcgataattattacaaaatgtGGTAAATTGTAA